Sequence from the Uloborus diversus isolate 005 chromosome 8, Udiv.v.3.1, whole genome shotgun sequence genome:
tttcctttcttgcggttcacggttactgacaatttcttttctttttgtttaagcttcggcttaatctttgtccaattgaattctttctttcgggtttcgtacctaagagaaagctcttggcctttgcttgcattcctattggttcctgatcggtttataactttgtcattaatgtttggctaatccgctgtttttgtcttttaagctgcatgcttatctgctcttggcttttgtcggatgtctttttatccataagctcattattttttgctttgaaaaaggcgttccctgtaacgccgaaacacgtgtctgctgtaattttgcaaatttgtgcttcttctaacgttgttttgtcttacttcacataagtatagtttaaaaattcGTGATAGTTTATAAGTTTGACATTTACTATTTGATTCgtatgcaaataaaaattaatttcatcttcattctttattttgtgaaattatcGTTTCAATTTAGTATTTGGTCactctccagaaaacgtaacttttaaacgtaaatatttttgaatttcgaaaccttttttttttatttatttattttttattcttgcaTGATAGTGTTGCCTACTATAAGTGACCATaagcaatggcccagctaagctccagttaaaaaataaaataaaataaaaataaaaaatgccttgttcacggaaataaaaaaaactttttttaatgcttaaaaattcagGCCGATTCAATatcaaaatagtaattttgttaattgtgcaaacaatgagctattttaatgataagtgggaatttaatattaagctctcttaattaaagtacggtttAACTAGTAGTTatcgttttagttcaaatgtatgttaaaaatagtatttagtaaatttgagaatatactggcgaTTCATAAttgtggtagaatgcctaagattgatgcaTTTAACCTCCGTCATTTATTTTCGCCtcacaaataatgacattgatatggtctgtcacggaggtgaggaatttcccattaatataggcctaatggatacatttttcagggaaatatgtttttccttcgttgctacaatctgcgcaTGTCAAGCATATTAGAACATGTTCactccttttttttacattaatttacgtccatgaaatttgagttcacggaggtgagaagtcagaataactaCACTAAGTTTTTACatcaaaatctatcttcttgtttttcgacaaaaatctcacaacttcaattgtggctgaaaataaacaagggggttcccttgtatcatgaaaaataaaatttggtgtcattactgccacgtttTAATGAGGAATGGCACTTTAAGTTGGGTAGCGGAGGTGAGCATTTTTTGTGTGGCATGACTACCTATCCTAAAAAAAAACCGAACTAAAatacaacattaaaaaatttaatgtacttaaacaattagtatttgtgacacttgtgaaaggaataataaataaataaatatatacttttaattaaacaagttattaagcaaagAAAACAGTCACACctggtgtgtgacatgccacggaggtgagaattcacatgttgtgtacCAAAagtatctaaaataaaaattattattaaagaattgttgcaggtttaaatagatatatttttgatgaaattaaaaagcattgttaaatgaattgtcccttaaatttttttctgtaaaaggtgtgtgacagaaaagttacacttttttgaagaatgaccccatttactagctgcgttgcccggcgttTCATGGTCCAGCTCGAAAATAATAGTTGCCTCAAGTGGAgcattttcaacaatcaggcttaaatttaaaaaaaaaaaagcgttaggtttcccgtcaatgtgtagaaaagagcaattttaagcctcaaaatttaactttagacgtctgtggctttttttttttaattactgataGGCCTCACTATCCCGTTTTACGGATTTTATGGAAAATCCGTAAAACGGGATACTACCCGGGGGGGGTAGTATCCCGTTATATAACGGGTACACCCCCTAAGGGGGTCGACCCCCAAAGGTGGCAAAAGAATCCCCATGTGAGTTCCTGAGCACCAAAGATACTCTGTAcgcaatttggcaaagatccgacttaaactgtggatttttattaggaaatcccCTTCAAATGTTGCACgtggtcacacacgtaacgctaataaaatattttttattgctattgtatgagctttaggaaaaaaaaatcgtggaaTACTAATACTCAGTATACTtagacacatgcacaaaaaagaaatgttcattttccttttaaaacttcaaaggaaaCTACAAAATAGTATGAGCTATAGCTAATTTTCAGGTTCagagtcacacacgtaacgctgtacataaaaaatttttagaattgtcCTACGAAAATAAAACTGCCACCCAAAACCTTTTACATATCTTCTGTTAATCCAGTAGAAACtgctaagaaatattttaaaagtatcatattgtttttttattgttatttgctacaaaatggtgtcaaaaagtgACACACGTAACGTTGGAATGACCCTGCACGTATAATaacaaaatatactaaaaaatgtagtatgttcatatttttttaatatgtatagaCTGGGGCATTTtcgcacatttttttcaatgaattttctaaattttatgttttaacttaggacaTTTTCGACGCTGCGGTttgatgaagcagttaatggagtcaaaattggtatattcagttgtaactcagtttgtatttttaaccgttaaaaaaattattgttgcgtccaagtcggttgcgtaaacttgccccggacagggggcacgtttacgcatacttattttgacacctaacgtggttctgttactgttttgaacataatgtcttaccatcgttaaaataaagcaaatttattacagactgaatagtgtataaagtaaaaactgaacaGGCATAAAGGGATAGCATTATACAATGTTGTAAGCTATAAGGTACGAATTTGTCActcaatcaaaaattaaagtgtgcttttcaaaactaaatagcctgaaaatactaaaaacttTTGAGACAGTTCGTAGCAAAAAGAACATCAAGGCACATTTAGAAATAAGACACTGTAAGAACAagcttgaatttgtttttaatgtgtaagaaaatttaataacattttcagtgcatacaaatacaaaattctcaaaaaaggatgaaattctgctgatttttatacgtttgttcttttttaactaagtattatttaatcACAATAAGCTTCataacgttcaactcaaaatttactcgactcggtaaaaaacagattattctttttgCATGCTACACCGAAGCTCGTGTCCGTAACAAAGGTAAGACTCAACTCGAAGTGAAAGCCCCAAAATAGTCTGCAAGACATTAGATTTATCGTAAAATGCACACAAATATGATACTAAACTTAAAAACTACAATTACACACTGCTTGTTGGAAATACAGTTCAAACCTTGGTTCGCTGAAAATGGAAGTATTtgtctttcaaaaattaatttttcccccCGCCCAAACTAAGAAATAGTCTGTAGCCTTTTTCAAGAATAGGCAACGTACGTCACAACGTTGAGCTGTTTCTGCTCCCGAGGCCGTAGCTAAGGCATGCGCagtctcaaactgttttaactggtGAACATTTTCCATACATTTTTCCTGAATGTAACTTTTACTCTACAttgcgttacttttttttttttttttcacatttgtgatcacaatgtatatatttttaccaaTGTGTTTTTATTCTTCAAGGCCTTGCTCTTAGTTACCGCGTTTTGCAccaaaatatgtaatattttgcttcttttataaaactagtttattatttaattttttttgtacacataTCCATTTTTcgccttcaaaatattttatctgtGTGCATGACTTCAATATTCCATACATGTAATGattaaagtctttttttcttcttcttctatgcaagttaattcttttcattattttcagcaGTAATATGGACTGCACGACGTCAGACTTCAGAATATGTGACATCAATTTTTAATATagctaaataaatttattgagtttaaagttttaagaaacCAACTCAAGCGCAATTTTCATAAAGATTAAGACTTAAGATGAAGAGCTATGCTGTCTCAGCTATAAGCTAATCGAGAAAAGCAGTGTTCTAGCAGTTatgcaaaattgtattttgttgAAAGCGCAGTTTTGATGGTACTGTCCTCAATAATTATGTCCAACTTTGCATAGATTCTAACTTGAAATAATGGTTTCCTTTTGCTGAGACAAATACTGACTCttgaatatcattttaaaaacgtTTGCTGGTTTTCATTTTTCTTAGAACGAAGCTCATCAACAGTTAATCTTTTcacaaaatgtattttctttgctTCCCCATGTGTTTCAAATGGCTCTAATTATTGAAAATAGTGATTTGAAGGAAATATGCATTTCTCTAATGCTCATTTGGTTACTTAAACTGTAGTATCATTTTTCTTACTGTGAAAAGGAGATGAGCAAAGACTGCTAAGTCAGCAAAAGCGTGCCTATTTTGTGACTTGCTGCTGCTAATCTAAAGAAGACGAAGGTGCTGAAATTTTAAGTTGAATGAAATGTTTACTCAGGTTGAGAATTGCACTATGTGTTTAAAATTTCCGTAATTCATTTCCACGTTGTTCAACTGATCATGTGCAACTGTAAATTTACCGAAAATTACATTTGAGTTGCACAGAACTGAGTAGGTTTTAATGGATTTAAAAGAGaccttcatttttgtttaaaattaaaatcatcagTACACTGCACTTAGCTGAAAGGAATCAGTAAGCAGCATACGAATCTCATTCATCATCAGAAATTGACAGAAAAAACGTATAGAAACAAGTTGCCAGAATCTATGTATTCGAAAGGTTTCTAAGAGATCGGGTTATGATCGTCTATTTAAGAAATCACGTTCTTGAAAAGTTAAGCTTTTAAGCTCTGTAGCTAGTCCAGGGGGGTGGGCCATCTTCTTTGGAGGGATGGTAACCTTTGTGGTCTGGTAAGTTATGTGGTTTGGATTTTTCCTATCCACATAACACCAGTCACCTACTTGTATCTCAGTAACAGCCTTTGTGTTATCTGATCAATCATCAAAAGTCGCTATCAAATCTGGTGCAGATCATCTGCATGCCATAATTTTGCCCTTCATAGCTGACATAACATTCATTCTTTTTGTACCTGAagtatatttacatttttgcctTCAAGTCACTATCAACttgattgaataaaaatactttgattGAATGTGTAGGATCCTTTATTATATTAAGGAAATTATTTGATGACTGAACTTTTTTGTTTATCAATTTACTAATACTTTTCTGTCTAAACCAaaaattttaccttttctttCACTCTGTTATTAACCTCTTTGCTATGCATATAGATaacaaatattcaattaaaattcttctttggggtatggaaataattttccCTTTGGTTCTATTCTTCTTTGGAACAAAGCATCTTCCTTTTGTAGAACGTCGGTCAGGTTGAAAATTTCGGTGTTGGCAAAGCCTGTTAaagttatttctttgttttatttatatggattATTATGATTACTTATCAGCCGTACTCTTAAGTGCATGTAAAAAATGGTATCTGAATACATATAACATTGTTTAGATCCAGATTGCTGATTACTTATCAGCCATACTCTTAAGTACATGTAAAAAATGGCATCTGAATGCATATAACATTGTTTAGATCCAGCCGTACTGATAATGCATGGGCACGTAGAAAATGGTATTTGAATACACATAACATTGTTTACATGCTgcataaaaatactaaaatacctAAAATAATAATCATTCCTACCTTAACTTTAGATCCATCATAACGGATGTATTCTGAGTCTTTATTGGAGTCATCAGAATTACTTTCACTATACTAAGCCGAAATTTCACACCTATTATTGCCACCAGAAGTGCCGGTCACGTGTTCACTATCCGCCATTTTTACCACTTACCACTATTTACATGAACGTAACGCTACATAGCAGAAATCAGCTATAACTGTGTCGCCATTTATGAGGGAAACATTGAAACTGAATAAGACTTCAGTTTATATGACCACATCCCATTGTGTTCACCAACTAACtcgatttttacaattttgtcaGATACCACTATTTACGCCCGAGTCCTTCATTTATAAtgtgtattttatgtatgtatgtttgtgtgtatgcctAGTTTTAGCTCAAAGTTCTTCCAAAagcctatttattttattttgttgtcttTTCTCTTTGTATACCAAATACATTTTTCCTCTTAGTAcgtttaagtgattttttttttttgttttgttttggtacatttttttaaatgccaacttattctttaaatttgattttcagcaaaaatctGATTACATTGGATTTCAATATGCTATACAAACATCTGAAGAAATAATTGATATGAACATCTGAAGAATTACAGCCCGAACCTCTAGGAATATGGGATAATTTCAAGAACGTAGATTAAATTACCTTTACTTATTAAGCAATTACCTTGTGGagatttttggagggggggggggttcaagatCTTCGGCATCTTTTTGCATATCGAAGAAATGAAAGCAATTGTAATGCAAAGAAACAATGAAAGTGTAATGATCGTTTCTTAAACTAGGATTTAGAATCTTGGAATCTGTGAAAACATCTAAGGTGAAGTACTGGTGAAATAACTTTCATATGTGAAGTGTCGTTAACGACAGTGTACTGCCTCCAGGACTACAACGTTTTCTATCAACAAGAACGTGTTTTCTCTTTTGACAGTCGTATCCATGTGGTTTCAAATTGAGGGCTCCTGAAAAGCTCTTTCACATTCATGTTTCATAGAATCCATGGCCTTGTGATTATGCAAGTTGAAATTGGCAAGTAGTAGCTTGTTATGTGAAGTCTAATAGTGGTGAAAAGCAGTGTTTGTGCGAACTTGGTTCAAAGGCCCCTCACAATAAATATTACGTAAGACTCCATGCTTGAGAGAAATCATATGGGTATGAATATGTTTGATAGCTTTTTCTAACACTTTCCATTGAAGTTTGCATTCCCCTTATCATAGGAGCAGAAAGAAGCAAGACCttattcaaaatagttttatttgaagtaattttctcGGTCTGACAATTTTCGGAGAAATATACTTGCAACATGTACTGCATTCCTATGGGTGCTAGCCTAAGGCAGGCCCTTATTCTCTAAAGCAACATATGAAAATACAGTGGTGAAAAACTgtatttttgtgaatattgttCGAAGGCATTTTTTCTGTCTTCAAGTTCAATGATATACGAGTATATGGCAGTTTACACTCGCAAAAAAACAGATACTTCTGAAAGTTGTTCAATGACATTTTCTCGAGCTTCAGATGTAAAGAAACACAGGAGACTCCTCACTGGGGAGAAACCGTATTCTTGCGAATGCTGCTCAATGGCGTTTCCTCGGTCTTCAACTTTGAAACAACACATGAGAATCCACAGTGGTGAAAAACCGTATTGTTGCGAATGCTGTTCGAAGACATTTTCTCAAGCTTCAGATTTAAAGCGACACATGAGAATCCACAGTGGTGAAAAACCGTATTGTTGCGAATGTTGTTCGAAGACATTTTCTCTAGCTTCAGATTTAAAGAAACACAGGAGAATCCACACTGgggaaaaaccgtattcttgtgaatgTTGTCCGAAGACATTTTCTCACTCTTCACATTTAAAGCAACACAGGAGAATCCACACTGGGGAAAAACCATATACATGCGAATGCTGTTCAATATCGTTTTCTCGGTCTTCAACTTTGAAACAACACATGAGAATCCACAGTGGTGAAAAACCGTATTGTTGCGAATGTTGTTCGAAGACATTTTCTCTAGCTTCAGTATTAAAGCAACACATGAGAATCCACACTGGCAAGAAACTATATTCTTGCGGAcgttgttcaaaggcattttctcagTCTTCAACTTTGAAACACCACATGAGAAtccacactggcgaaaaaccgtattcttgtgaatgTTGTCCGAAGACATTTTCTCAAGCTTCAACTCTAAAGCAACACATGAGAAtccacactggcgaaaaaccatattcttgcgaatGCTGTTCAATGGCATTTTCTCGAGCTTCAAATTTAAAGCAACACAGGAGAAtccacactggcgaaaaaccatattcttgtgaatgcTGTTCAATGTCATTTTCTCGATCTTCAGATTTAACGAAACACATGAGAAtccacactggcgaaaaaccatattcttgtgaatgcTGTTCAATGTCATTTTCTGAAGCTTCAGATTTAAAGAAACACATGAGAATCCACACTGGTGAAAAGCCGTATtcttgtgaatattgttcaaTGACATTTTCTCTgtcttcaaatttaaagaaacacaTCAGAAtccacactggcgaaaaaccgtattGTTGTGAATGTTGTTCGAAGGCATTTTCTCACTCTTCAGCTTTAAAGAGACACAGGAGAATCCACAAAGGCGAAAAACGTATTCTTGTGAATATTGTACGATGACATTTTCTCAATCttaaaatttaaagcaacacATAAGAATCCACACTGATGATAAACCGTATTCCTTTGAATGATGTTAGAAGGCGTTTTCTCGGTTTTCAACCTTAAAGCATCACATGAAAACCCATACTGTCCAGTAGCTAATTCCTGGGAATTCTGTTTGGAGACAGTTTCGTGCTTCTGATTCATAGTAACGCAAGAAATTCATCGCAGGTGTAGAAGCATTTTTGTGAATTCTTCACTgacgaaaaaccgtattcttctAAATGTTGCTCAGAAGCAGTTCCTCAATCCTCTTAGAGCTGCACATAAGAGCCTTCTCTGACGACCCTCCTGTTTGAAAGTAATCATAAATCATAATTAGTCTGTCTTGGGTTTCACAATTCCTTACTTTTGTATGATATCctattatttgaaagaaaaattctaGCACGGAACACAAGCTTCCGCCAACATGGCACGTGATTTCAACCCTTTCCGTCTTGTAGTTTTTCGAATTGATATGAAAAATTTATGTGGTTTTAATTAACCCTTCAATTAACTTGTGGAgcataactttgatttaacggtACCCGATTTAAAGATTTCCCCAATTTGATgttacatttcactggtctggatttgattgcattgaatgtctatgcttgttaaattggggttatagtgtatttattttttgtaagttgTTTAAGTTATTTGTGATTACGATTTTTtgggaaaataataaatattaaaagaaatacttACTGCACGTATTACTGTGCACTTTTTCTTGTTTCTTACTCCAAACAATTGTAGctaaaataaggatttttttttttttttttttaatgaattttattttcttcttaaaagaAAGAGTGTTATTG
This genomic interval carries:
- the LOC129227880 gene encoding zinc finger protein 271-like, with the protein product MRIHSGEKPYCCECCSKTFSQASDLKRHMRIHSGEKPYCCECCSKTFSLASDLKKHRRIHTGEKPYSCECCPKTFSHSSHLKQHRRIHTGEKPYTCECCSISFSRSSTLKQHMRIHSGEKPYCCECCSKTFSLASVLKQHMRIHTGKKLYSCGRCSKAFSQSSTLKHHMRIHTGEKPYSCECCPKTFSQASTLKQHMRIHTGEKPYSCECCSMAFSRASNLKQHRRIHTGEKPYSCECCSMSFSRSSDLTKHMRIHTGEKPYSCECCSMSFSEASDLKKHMRIHTGEKPYSCEYCSMTFSLSSNLKKHIRIHTGEKPYCCECCSKAFSHSSALKRHRRIHKGEKRILVNIVR